A single region of the Ignavibacteria bacterium genome encodes:
- a CDS encoding DUF5009 domain-containing protein produces the protein MGNAKSERLLSLDVFRGITIAGMILVNTPGTWEHVYPALQHAKWNGITPTDLIFPFFLFIVGVATTLSLSKRKQRGDDKKKLVLQIVRRSVIIFLLGIFLAAFPDFNFSTVRIPGVLQRIAVVYMITSLLYLWTNTRNLTITAAVILLLYWAMMTLIPVPGVGYANLEPSTNLGAWLDRTIIGPHIWYYSKTWDPEGLLSTLPAISTAIFGILAGEWLRRTDVENSTRTVWMFFWGNAGLVLGTIWDMWFPINKNLWTSSYVVFTAGMALQFLGMCYWVIDVKGYTKWTKPFVVYGTNAIAAYFLSEIIERALYIPKVMDASGHMIDLRVYLYNVLFASWLPGLNASLAWALAYVVILCGLFWILYSKKIFIKV, from the coding sequence ATGGGTAATGCTAAATCGGAACGTCTGCTCTCGCTGGATGTTTTCAGGGGAATTACAATTGCAGGTATGATACTTGTAAATACTCCCGGCACCTGGGAGCATGTTTATCCTGCACTGCAGCACGCCAAATGGAACGGGATTACGCCAACGGACCTGATATTCCCTTTTTTCCTTTTTATTGTCGGCGTCGCTACGACACTTTCACTTTCCAAAAGAAAGCAAAGAGGCGATGACAAGAAAAAGCTGGTACTTCAGATCGTAAGGCGCTCTGTTATAATATTCCTGCTTGGTATCTTTCTGGCCGCATTCCCCGATTTTAATTTTTCAACCGTCAGAATACCAGGCGTTCTGCAGAGGATTGCGGTGGTTTATATGATTACAAGCCTGCTCTACCTTTGGACAAACACCAGGAATCTTACCATTACTGCAGCTGTGATTCTGCTCCTTTACTGGGCTATGATGACTCTTATTCCCGTGCCCGGAGTGGGCTATGCTAACCTGGAACCATCTACAAACCTCGGCGCCTGGCTAGACCGCACGATCATTGGGCCGCATATCTGGTATTACTCCAAAACCTGGGACCCGGAAGGGCTCTTAAGCACACTGCCCGCAATTTCAACGGCCATATTCGGCATACTGGCAGGGGAGTGGCTAAGAAGGACTGACGTTGAAAATTCCACCAGGACCGTCTGGATGTTCTTCTGGGGAAACGCGGGACTGGTGCTTGGAACTATATGGGATATGTGGTTCCCGATAAATAAGAACCTCTGGACCAGCTCATATGTCGTTTTTACGGCCGGCATGGCACTTCAGTTTCTTGGAATGTGCTACTGGGTTATTGATGTTAAAGGATATACAAAATGGACAAAGCCTTTTGTTGTATACGGCACTAATGCCATTGCGGCATATTTCCTTTCCGAAATAATTGAGCGCGCTTTATACATACCGAAGGTAATGGATGCTTCAGGCCATATGATAGATCTGAGGGTTTATCTCTACAACGTCCTTTTTGCTTCCTGGCTTCCCGGCCTTAACGCCTCACTTGCCTGGGCGCTGGCATATGTAGTAATTTTGTGCGGACTGTTCTGGATCTTATATTCCAAAAAAATATTTATAAAAGTTTAA
- a CDS encoding long-chain fatty acid--CoA ligase: MPVIRKFKTIPELFVMLTEEYAKTTDRPLMKHKVAGQYKGISYGEFKEETEKFANGLATLGLKREDRIAIISENRPEWVYSDMAILALGVVDVPLYPSLTSDSVEFILNNSEAAGIIVSNKFQLNKVLKIRANCKMLKFIIVLNEKDVPSGVSDIFSFREIQERGVIFRQQNPFFFKESIKVCKPDDICTIIYTSGTTGVPKGVMLTNWNIVSNVLAASEAIPFTKDDVFLSFLPLCHIFERMAGYYTAFSSGGQVCYAEGIEAVANNMIEVKPTILTTVPRLFERIYSKIKKNVESQSEKKQKIFNWAIEMGRQYALAKKADSVTISLLLKYKAAEKLVLNTIREKTGGRLRFFVSGGAALPRELGEFFEAVGITILEGYGLTESSPVIAVNRVDDYKFGSVGKPFPGVEVKIASDGEILARGPNIMQGYYKNKKETEAVLKDGWLHTGDIGVFDAEGFLVITDRKKHLFKTSAGKYIAPTPIENLFLGSKYIDQFVLIGDRRMFLSALIVPDFEAIREYADSHGIDYTSNEDLTNSKEIYNIIEKDLERFQKQLANYERVRKFVLLERPFSLESGEVTPTLKLKRKVIEERYGSLIDEMYSSLEK, encoded by the coding sequence ATGCCTGTAATAAGAAAATTTAAGACGATTCCCGAACTCTTTGTAATGCTGACAGAAGAGTATGCAAAGACGACGGATAGGCCTTTAATGAAACATAAAGTAGCCGGCCAGTATAAAGGGATCAGCTACGGGGAATTTAAGGAAGAAACCGAAAAGTTTGCCAACGGCCTGGCTACGCTTGGCCTTAAGCGTGAGGATAGAATTGCCATTATTTCCGAAAACCGCCCTGAATGGGTCTATTCAGATATGGCTATTCTTGCTCTTGGGGTTGTGGACGTGCCTTTGTATCCTTCACTTACTTCCGATTCGGTGGAATTTATTCTCAACAATTCTGAGGCGGCAGGAATAATAGTTTCAAATAAATTCCAGCTCAATAAGGTCCTTAAGATCAGGGCCAACTGCAAGATGCTGAAGTTTATTATTGTCTTAAATGAAAAGGATGTTCCCTCCGGCGTTTCGGATATTTTTTCATTCCGCGAAATCCAGGAACGGGGAGTTATCTTCAGGCAGCAGAACCCCTTCTTTTTTAAGGAAAGCATAAAAGTCTGCAAACCTGATGACATATGCACAATAATTTATACTTCTGGCACTACGGGCGTTCCCAAAGGGGTAATGCTTACGAACTGGAATATTGTTTCAAATGTCCTTGCGGCGTCAGAGGCCATTCCTTTTACAAAGGATGACGTATTTTTATCATTTCTTCCCTTATGCCATATTTTTGAAAGAATGGCAGGCTACTATACAGCCTTTTCTTCCGGCGGACAGGTCTGCTACGCCGAGGGCATTGAAGCCGTTGCAAACAATATGATTGAAGTAAAGCCTACCATACTTACAACGGTTCCCAGGCTTTTTGAAAGAATTTACAGCAAAATTAAAAAGAACGTGGAAAGCCAGTCCGAAAAGAAACAGAAGATCTTCAACTGGGCTATTGAAATGGGGAGGCAGTACGCTTTGGCTAAAAAAGCCGACAGTGTAACAATCAGCCTTCTTCTTAAATATAAGGCGGCCGAAAAGCTCGTACTTAACACAATAAGGGAAAAAACCGGAGGGCGCCTGAGGTTCTTTGTCTCCGGCGGAGCCGCGCTTCCGCGTGAACTGGGCGAGTTCTTTGAGGCTGTTGGAATTACGATACTCGAAGGCTACGGACTAACCGAGTCATCCCCTGTAATTGCGGTTAACCGCGTGGACGACTACAAGTTCGGCTCAGTCGGAAAACCTTTCCCCGGCGTTGAGGTGAAAATTGCCTCCGATGGCGAGATACTTGCCCGCGGGCCGAATATTATGCAGGGCTACTACAAAAATAAAAAGGAAACTGAAGCCGTTCTTAAGGACGGATGGCTGCATACGGGTGACATTGGTGTCTTTGATGCAGAAGGGTTCCTGGTTATAACCGACAGGAAAAAACATTTGTTCAAGACCTCTGCCGGAAAGTACATTGCCCCAACACCCATAGAAAACCTGTTCCTGGGAAGCAAGTACATAGACCAGTTCGTCCTTATTGGCGACAGAAGAATGTTCCTAAGCGCTCTTATTGTCCCTGACTTTGAGGCCATAAGGGAATATGCCGATTCGCACGGAATTGATTATACGTCAAATGAGGATCTGACTAACAGCAAGGAAATCTATAATATAATTGAAAAGGACCTGGAACGCTTCCAGAAGCAGCTTGCAAATTATGAAAGGGTCAGGAAATTCGTTCTTCTGGAAAGGCCTTTCAGCCTGGAGTCAGGTGAGGTTACGCCGACCCTGAAGCTCAAGAGGAAAGTAATAGAAGAGCGCTACGGAAGTCTTATTGACGAGATGTATTCAAGCCTGGAAAAATAA
- a CDS encoding PAS domain S-box protein, with protein sequence MKRNYGCELAESGAAETGNSKDFNKLNGNEVNGRPESGFREQEEFQISVDNSREELRKFLRAVNQSSSLIIITDKNGIIEYVNPKFTAVTGYEPDEVKGKTPAILKSGETPAEEYEKLWTTIMSAKEWHGEFHNKKKNGELFWDLSSISPVQNDSGEVTHFICVKEDITQRKASEEELRKAREIAEKSEKLKSEFLAQISHEIRTPVNTMMSFISLIKDEMEGRLTEELKSGFKMIDNGAKRLIRTIDLLLDMSQVQSGNLKINPEEIDLGKEVLENQIFYFHSVARLKGLQLIYTNDEQSTVLRADLYTVNQIFENLIDNAIKFTPRGTVEIKVYRDNRKRLCVDIKDTGVGISEEYLPNLFTPFSQEKTGYTRQFDGNGLGLALVEQYAGLNNAEIKVKSRKNEGSVFTVVFS encoded by the coding sequence ATGAAGAGAAATTACGGATGTGAATTAGCTGAGTCGGGCGCTGCGGAGACTGGTAATTCTAAGGATTTTAATAAATTAAACGGAAATGAAGTAAACGGAAGGCCTGAATCCGGTTTCCGGGAACAAGAAGAGTTTCAGATATCGGTTGACAATTCCAGGGAAGAGTTAAGAAAGTTTTTGAGGGCTGTAAATCAAAGCTCCAGCCTTATCATTATCACCGATAAAAATGGCATCATAGAATATGTAAACCCCAAGTTTACAGCTGTAACCGGATATGAGCCGGATGAAGTAAAGGGTAAGACCCCAGCCATTCTTAAATCAGGAGAGACCCCGGCCGAAGAGTATGAAAAGCTCTGGACAACTATTATGTCAGCAAAGGAATGGCACGGGGAGTTCCATAATAAAAAGAAAAACGGGGAGCTCTTCTGGGATTTGTCCTCAATTTCGCCGGTTCAGAACGATAGCGGCGAAGTAACGCATTTTATTTGCGTAAAGGAGGATATCACACAAAGAAAAGCCTCAGAAGAGGAGCTTCGCAAGGCAAGGGAAATTGCAGAAAAGTCGGAAAAGTTAAAATCCGAATTTCTGGCCCAGATTTCGCATGAGATACGCACCCCCGTTAACACCATGATGAGCTTTATAAGCCTGATCAAGGATGAGATGGAAGGAAGGCTTACCGAAGAGCTCAAGTCAGGCTTTAAGATGATAGATAACGGCGCCAAAAGACTCATCAGAACCATTGATCTGCTTCTTGACATGTCGCAGGTACAAAGCGGCAACCTGAAAATTAACCCCGAAGAAATAGATCTGGGAAAAGAAGTGCTTGAAAACCAGATCTTCTATTTTCATTCTGTTGCAAGATTGAAAGGGCTTCAGCTCATATACACAAACGATGAACAAAGCACGGTGCTCAGAGCCGATCTTTACACGGTTAACCAGATATTTGAAAACCTGATTGACAATGCGATCAAGTTTACACCGAGGGGGACTGTTGAGATTAAAGTCTACAGGGATAACAGAAAAAGGCTTTGTGTGGATATAAAAGACACGGGCGTAGGGATTTCAGAAGAGTACCTGCCCAATCTTTTTACGCCATTTTCGCAGGAAAAAACGGGTTACACAAGGCAGTTTGACGGAAACGGCCTGGGGCTGGCCTTAGTGGAACAATATGCCGGCTTAAATAATGCCGAGATCAAAGTCAAAAGCCGGAAGAATGAAGGCTCGGTTTTTACTGTGGTTTTCAGTTAG